The following are from one region of the Oscarella lobularis chromosome 3, ooOscLobu1.1, whole genome shotgun sequence genome:
- the LOC136184815 gene encoding ribosome assembly protein METTL17, mitochondrial-like translates to MLVRVRRFILGRRKCTLRGPTRIRARPFVTFSRSAEEYPESYSLKTQRIPAALRTALEKLFRQYPRQSLQRDGVAFNRYLANRRTLTVNGLSGEWENVGQSGGPLTYRKYEGVLYAATWLPSSYAAIRRVLHEINAREGNFQPKSLLDFGSGIGTSVWAAHDLFGDTIKEYVCIDDSEEMNGLASYLLNGGEDKTDQLVPDHYISGMRFRRLLSSTFENSYDIVIALYTLGDLADLRQKRAVIRELWKQTGKFLVLLERGNLEGSRNILLARETILKKIRSQDSSNVGFVYAPCTHDLVCPHTTLVTKLPCHFGQRAELSLVETDSDYYKSYGYKLEKFSYVVFKKGDERPENSNYSLHRVIGPEKRRSGHVVCKLCTQQGHLVQTVVPKSKGRTLYKHSRQLKWGDHLLQPRGVELKFLDLYPRSSHEEGS, encoded by the exons ATGCTCGTCCGAGTCAGGCGATTCATTCTCGGAAGAAGGAAATGCACTTTACGCGGGCCTACTAGAATCCGGGCCCGACCCTTTGTTACATTCTCTCGATCTGCAGAAGAATATCCGGAGTCTTACTCGCTCAAAACACAGCGAATTCCGGCAGCGCTACGCACGGCTTTGGAAAAGCTATTCCGAC AATATCCGCGCCAGTCGCTTCAGCGCGACGGCGTGGCTTTTAACAGATACCTGGCGAATCGTCGAACTCTTACGGTGAACGGTCTCAGCGGCGAATGGGAAAATGTAGGCCAATCCGGTGGTCCTCTTAC ATACAGGAAATACGAAGGCGTTTTGTATGCAGCTACTTGGCTTCCTTCTTCTTATGCAGCCATCAGAAGAGTGTTGCACGAG ATCAATGCCAGAGAAGGAAATTTTCAACCTAAGAGCCTATTAGACTTCGGGTCGGGTATTGGTACTTCTGTGTG GGCTGCTCACGATTTGTTTGGAGATACGATTAAGGAGTACGTGTGCATTGATGATTCAGAAGAAATGAATGGTCTTGCATCTTACCTCCTAAACG GCGGGGAAGACAAGACTGACCAGTTGGTTCCGGATCATTATATAAGTGGAATGAGATTTAGgcgacttctttcttcgacgtTTGAG AATTCTTATGATATCGTAATTGCCTTGTACACGTTAGGAGATTTAGCTGATCTTCGCCAGAAACGAGCTGTGATAAGAGAACTGTGGAAGCAGACAGGGAAATTTCTCGTTTTATTGGAAAGAGGAAATCTGGAAGGTTCTAGAAATATTTTGCTTGCTAGAGAAACAATACTAAAG AAAATTAGAAGCCAAGATTCGTCAAACGTCGGATTCGTATATGCTCcc TGTACGCACGATCTCGTGTGTCCTCACACGACACTAGTGACAAAATTACCTTGCCATTTTGGACAAAGAGCTGAACTATCTTTAGTCGAG ACGGATTCTGATTATTACAAATCCTATGGGTACAAATTAGAAAAGTTTTCCTACGTAGTATTtaaaaaaggagacgaaaggCCAGAGAATTCAA ATTATTCACTTCATCGCGTTATTGGACCGGAGAAAAGACGCTCAGGTCATGTCGTCTGTAAGCTTTGTACCCAGCAAGGTCATCTTGTACAAACGGTTGTACCGAAGTCAAAGGGAAG GACGCTGTACAAGCATTCTCGCCAGTTGAAGTGGGGAGACCATCTTCTCCAACCCCGTGGCGTCGAGCTGAAGTTCCTTGACCTTTATCCAAGGAGTTCACATGAAGAAGGTTCCTAA
- the LOC136184812 gene encoding ras-GEF domain-containing family member 1B-like, giving the protein MGDAEAASASHTTKSLFAVQLEVTAKLLEAEHRKLDALRAEITTGLHRDGSAGVLAGDSLEKQQANYQRLQMQYDRLNKEYQEAAVNVFRRATQPQKSQRSVPALGMKQTAKARPSIFDSIFNADQPSGKRSRRKPSIGDGSIMCISPTGSTSSVEEGGVSENGGVDSASAASAAATHMLYYEDGNLIAGTLDALVRHLTPSSNHYPDRVFIFAFLLCSRLFIRPYDLLQRVSRAFQLQHRTFVAAAAAAAAEENDVASSSSSPSPNFVQLVSEWTEMFAYDFRDERMMRNLKEITQLCASSSADLRHSVGQVMQGLIKKLSTLDKYEAMLARAEAASMEKQADGVHIDIVDVCDDADVLARQLVHIEMERLTNIGAEEFIQAFVDEGNKATTATAFRDMKKTTNLEAYVEWFNRLSYLVATEICVGGQTPKHRVRVIEFFIDVARTCFRLGNFNSFMAIVSGLNMTPVSRLKRTWSKLPAGTDFNELEQQMDPTSNFASYRGALTNAVESSSTEPTNAKKCVIPFFSLLIKDIYVLNQVRASKLPDGRINFKKFWEMSQLITQFMSWKRLVPDYARDKVVLNYLMTAPVAAEDALYLSSYEAESPETQFEKDNLKALKLKMSAKSRGSGHFGAS; this is encoded by the coding sequence ATGGGCGACGCGgaggcggcgtcggcgtcgcacACGACCAAATCCCTCTTCGCCGTCCAATTGGAAGTAACGGCAAAACTCCTCGAAGCGGAACATCGCAAACTGGACGCTCTAAGAGCCGAAATAACGACGGGACTCCATCGCGACGGCAGCGCGGGCGTTCTCGCCGGCGACAGTCTCGAAAAACAGCAGGCGAACTACCAACGACTTCAAATGCAATACGATCGTTTGAATAAAGAGTATCAAGAGGCGGCGGTGaacgtttttcgtcgcgccACGCAGCCGCAGAAATCGCAGCGAAGCGTCCCGGCGCTCGGCATGAAGCAGACGGCGAAAGCGCGTCCGAGCAtcttcgattcgattttcaACGCCGATCAGCCGTCCGGcaagcgatcgcgtcgaaagccGAGTATCGGCGACGGTTCGATTATGTGCATTTCGCCGACGGGCAGCACGTCGTCCGTCGAAGAGGGCGGGGTTTCGGAGAATGGGGGCGTGGactcggcgtcggcggcgtcggcggcggcgactcaTATGCTCTATTACGAAGACGGGAATTTGATTGCGGGAACTTTGGACGCGCTCGTTCGACatttgacgccgtcgtcgaatcatTATCCCGATCGCGTTTTCATTTTCGCGTTTCTGCTCTGTTCGCGATTGTTTATACGACCCTACGACTTGCTTCAGCGCGTTTCGCGCGCTTTTCAGCTTCAACATCGaacgttcgtcgccgctgccgccgccgccgccgccgaagagaacgacgtcgcgtcgtcgtcgtcgtcgccgagtccGAATTTCGTCCAACTCGTCAGCGAGTGGACGGAGATGTTCGCCTACGATTTTCGGGACGAACGCATGATGCGTAATCTGAAGGAAATCACGCAGCtgtgcgcgtcgtcgagcgccgATCTTCGTCACTCCGTCGGTCAAGTGATGCAGGGTCTCATCAAGAAACTCTCGACGCTCGACAAGTACGAGGCGATGCTCGCGCGCGCCGAAGCGGCGTCGATGGAAAAGCAGGCGGACGGCGTACACAtcgacatcgtcgacgtgtgcgacgacgccgacgttcTCGCTCGACAGCTCGTTCACATCGAGATGGAACGTCTGACGAATATCGGCGCGGAGGAGTTCATACaggcgttcgtcgacgagggaaacaaggcgacgacggcgacggcgtttcgcgacatgaaaaagacgacgaatctcGAGGCGTACGTCGAGTGGTTCAATCGGCTTTCGTatctcgtcgcgacggaGATCTGCGTCGGCGGGCAGACGCCGAAGCATCGCGTGCGCGTCATCGAGTttttcatcgacgtcgcgcgaacGTGCTTTCGACTGGGCAACTTCAACTCGTTCATGGCCATCGTGAGTGGGCTCAATATGACGCCTGTGTCGCGTCTGAAGCGCACGTGGTCGAAATTGCCGGCGGGAACCGATTTCAATGAGCTCGAACAGCAGATGGATCCGACGAGCAATTTCGCGTCGTATCGCGGCGCATTGACGAATGccgtcgagtcgtcgtcgactgagccgacgaacgcgaaaaaGTGCGTCATACCGTTCTTCTCGCTTCTCATCAAGGACATCTACGTGCTGAATCAGGTTCGAGCGAGCAAGCTTCCCGACGGACGAATCAATTTCAAGAAATTCTGGGAAATGTCTCAACTCATAACTCAATTCATGTCGTGGAAGCGTTTGGTGCCCGACTACGCTCGCGACAAGGTCGTGCTGAATTATCTCATGACCGCGCCCGTTGCCGCCGAGGACGCGCTCTATTTGTCGTCATACGAGGCCGAGTCGCCGGAGACCCAATTCGAGAAAGACAACCTGAAGGCGTTGAAGTTGAAAATGAGTGCGAAGAGCCGAGGGTCCGGTCATTTCGGCGCGTCGTGA
- the LOC136184814 gene encoding DNA polymerase epsilon subunit 2-like, translating into MAGELKSKVLSSFKLHGLSLRSDASRRLCEALAPVSRAEVNMWLDKIVDVIQKQPLTSSLLDLEVIELAIEECGTASEQENDQTLQVIDAFSIPRLVYNNDRKKFLLNSASKPCLHASADAKTDLFKERYMILYQRTMRHRLFIPPVPGSAPHQDTRKFQLKTVEYLLGTTAKLGRVIVLGMLTQMKEGKYFIEDPTGTVELDIAEAVFHSGIFTENCFVLAEGTYDDKIFHVSALGFPPAEPSNQTREYFGSVNFFGGSSERCAKHSTLLAQAEKDNQDAMFVFLSEVWLDHPKVMDKLQTLFTGYSDMPPTVFVLCGHFCSMPYGPNHVRLLKQGFRDLADLICKFPNIAESSHFVFVPGPLDIGPGNILPRPPIPDVLTEDIRSRVPLVTFASNPCRFQYCTQEIIVFREDITNKMCRNCLRFPGQEESIPSHLVKTITTQAHLCPLPLHVRPIYWSYDNALRVYPLPDLIVLADAYDPFQEEASDCRVINPGAFPKSKFQFKVYWPQKKLVENSQLPD; encoded by the exons ATGGCCGGCGAGCTAAAATCGAAGGTTCTGTCGTCGTTTAAGCTTCACGGTCTCTCTCTTCGAAG CGACGCTTCCAGACGTCTCTGCGAAGCATTGGCGCCAGTTTCGCGCGCGGAAGTAAACATGTGGCTGgacaaaatcgtcgacgtgattCAAAAGCAACCGC ttacGTCATCGCTGCTCGATCTTGAAGTCATTGAGTTGGCCATCGAAGAATGCGGCACTGCATCTGAACAAGAAAA TGATCAGACTCTTCAGGTCATTGATGCATTCAG CATTCCGAGACTTGTGTATAATAATGATCGCAAGAAATTTTTACT gaattcggcgtcgaaacCTTGTCTTCACGCCAGCGCTGATGCCAAAACCGACCTTTTTAAGGAACGTTACATGATTTTGTATCAG CGTACCATGCGCCATCGGCTCTTCATTCCGCCCGTGCCCGGATCGGCTCCTCATCAAGACACGAGAAAATTTCAACTCAAAACCGTCGAATATCTTCTGGGAACGACAGCGAAGCTGGGCAGAGTCATCGTCCTCGGAATGTTGACGCAGATGAAAGAA GGAAAATATTTCATCGAAGATCCAACGGGAACCGTTGAACTGGACATAGCAGAAGCC GTCTTTCATTCTGGCATTTTTACGGAGAACTGTTTCGTTCTGGCAGAGG GAACGTACGACGACAAAATATTTCACGTGTCTGCGTTAGGATTTCCTCCGGCTGAGCCGTCCAACCAAACAAG GGAATACTTTGGCAGCGTGAACTTCTTTGGTGGATCGTCCGAAAGATGTGCTAAGCACTCA ACTCTCCTTGCTCAGGCAGAGAAGGATAATCAAGACGCTatgtttgtttttctctcagaAGTTTGGCTCGATCATCCCAAG GTGATGGATAAACTCCAAACGTTATTCACCGGCTATTCGGACATGCCTCCGACCGTTTTCGTCTTGTGCGGTCATTTCTGCTCCATGCCATACGGTCCCAATCACGTCAGGCTGTTAAAAC AGGGCTTTCGCGATCTGGCAGACCTCATTTGTAAATTTCCAAACATAGCAGAAAG TAGTCATTTTGTGTTTGTACCTGGTCCCTTGGATATTGGCCCCGGTAACATTCTTCCGAG GCCTCCAATACCTGACGTGTTGACTGAAGACATTCGAAGCCGTGTACCCCTTGTTACGTTCGCTAGCAATCCTTGCAG ATTCCAGTATTGTACGCAAGAAATAATCGTCTTTCGCGAAGACATCACGAATAAGATGTGTCGAAATTGCCTTCGCTTTCCCGGTCAAGAGGAAAGCATACCGAGCCAC TTAGTCAAAACGATTACAACGCAAGCTCATCTCTGCCCCCTCCCTCTACATGTGAGACCGATCTATTGGAGCTATGACAACGCTCTCCGCGTGTATCCCCTTCCTGATTTG ATAGTTCTTGCTGATGCCTATGACCCGTTTCAAGAGGAAGCCAGTGATTGCCGAGTGATTAATCCG gGTGCTTTTCCTAAGTCAAAGTTTCAATTTAAAGTCTATTGGCCACAGAAAAAGCTTGTTGAGAATAG TCAACTGCCTGACTGA
- the LOC136184820 gene encoding cytochrome b-245 light chain-like: MGRIEWSIWANVQAVFSTSAILMGGIIGCFGFPNTWAAYYAIALSVVLFLLEYPRGKRRKGSTPTRIFQRYFEAVYKPLGPLYSIYFIRFVLYMGACVPLCFCLPTILGAIFLFSAGVLYLVAALNNEKWAPASAPVRSTTTAAPRGKISEPPSQPPPRAPKKEKEELE, translated from the exons ATGGGTCGAATCGAATGGTCCATTTGGGCGAACGTGCAGGCCGTCTTCTCGACTTCTG CCATCCTGATGGGCGGCATTATTGGCTGTTTCGGTTTCCCCAACACATGGGCGGCCTACTACGCAAT AGCGCTATCGGTCGTTCTGTTTCTACTCGAATACCCCCGaggaaagagacgaaaaggGAGTACGCCAACCCGAAT CTTTCAGCGATACTTCGAGGCCGTATATAAACCTCTTGGACCCCTTTACTCTATCTATTTCATTCGATTCGTTCTCTACATGGG gGCTTGCGTTCCGCTCTGCTTTTGCTTACCGACTATACTGGGCGCGATATTTTTGTTCTCGGCCGGCGTCCTCTATCTTGTT GCTGCTCTGAATAATGAGAAATGGGCACCTGCTAGTGCACCCGTGCGTAgtacgacgacggcagcCCCGCGTGGAAAGATATCTGAACCACCCAGCCAGCCACCGCCGCGTGCAccaaagaaggagaaagaagaattaGAATGA
- the LOC136184817 gene encoding diphosphomevalonate decarboxylase-like: MEVRSVTCSAPVNIAVVKYWGKRDEELILPVNSSLSVTLSQEHLKATTSIAVSESFERNRIWLNGREESIENPRLQKCLKLFEEIAPIPGHVHICSENNFPTAAGLASSAAGYACLVYAFAALYEKKHELHERGDLSRIARQGSGSACRSMFGGFVKWEMGSEPSGSDSIAIQVAPETHWPDMRILILVVSDQKKSTSSTSGMQRTVETSKLLEYRATSVVPERMRQMEEAIQSKNYVEFAELTMKDSNQFHAVCLDTYPPITYLNDTSKKVIQFITRYNQYKGVTTAAYTFDAGPNAVLYLENKSVHEILSLLKYYFWPLLENGNNSFVKGIPVECENPSKELLSAIGMDRSPGEIQYIIHTKPGPGPQLLDQSQSLLTPEGYPRFSQAVD, translated from the exons aTGGAAGTGCGCAGTGTTACATGTTCAGCTCCAGTCaacatcgccgtcgtcaaatACT GGGGAAAGAGAGATGAGGAGCTCATCTTGCCGGTGAATTCCTCCCTTAGTGTAACGCTCAGTCAGGAACAT CTAAAGGCGACTACTAGTATTGCTGTAAGCGAATCATTTGAACGAAATCGCATCTGGCTGAATGGACG AGAGGAGTCGATAGAGAATCCTCGTTTGCAGAAGTGCCTCAAACTAT TTGAGGAAATAGCACCAATACCTGGACACGTCCATATCTGCTCCGAAAATAATTTTCCCACAGCAGCTGGGCTTGCATCATCTGCGGCGGGCTACGCCTGTTTAG TGTATGCATTTGCCGCGCTCTATGAAAAGAAACATGAGCTGCACGAAAGAGGAGACTTGTCACGAATAGCCAG ACAAGGATCTGGAAGTGCGTGCCGAAGCATGTTCGGTGGCTTTGTCAAATGGGAAATGGGCTCCGAGCCAAGTGGTAGTGACAGCATAGCAATCCag GTTGCACCCGAAACCCACTGGCCAGATATGCGAATTCTAATACTGGTTGTAAGTGATCAGAAAAAGAGTACAAGCAGCACGTCGGGAATGCAGCGCACAGTCGAAACAAGCAAGCTTTTGGAG TATCGAGCGACTTCAGTGGTACCGGAACGTATGCGTCAGATGGAAGAGGCTATACAGAGTAAGAACTACGTCGAGTTTGCTGAGCTCACCATGAAGGACAGCAATCAATTTCACGCCGTTTGTTTGGACACGTATCCCCCCATCACGTACCTGAATGATACGTCAAAGAAAGTCATTCAGTTCATCACTCGTTACAACCAGTACAAAGGAGTGACAACG GCTGCCTACACGTTTGACGCCGGGCCGAATGCAGTGTTGTACTTGGAGAACAAAAGCGTACACGAAATTTTGAGCCTACTGAAATACTACTTCTGGCCTTTGCTTGAAAACGGCAATAACAG TTTCGTGAAAGGAATTCCTGTGGAGTGTGAAAACCCTTCAAAG GAATTGTTGAGTGCTATTGGCATGGATCGGTCTCCTGGCGAAATTCAATATATTATTCACACAAAGCCAGGACCAGGACCCCAGCTTCTTGATCAAAGTCAATCATTACTTACTCCTGAAGGATATCCGAGATTCAGTCAGGCAGTTGACTAA